The window AGGGCTAACAATGTCTTTAGAACACAATAAAGCAACCCTGCCGGCATGGACAATCGGCATCAAAAACTCAGCTGGACTGCCAACAATCTGCATCCTTTCTGCAGGAACAGCACCGAACCTGACCCCTCCCTCCAGGACCACTTCTTTGTtgctgtttgctcagtggtataAAAAGTGCTTGCTTTCACATGCCAATTAGAACTCTTATTTTGCTAAAACAGACCAATTAACACACCCTTTCTGCCCCTCTCAAGAGTCTTCAAATCTAAAAATGATCCAGTAAAAAGCACCATCTTCCTGGAAGTGATTCTCCCGGGGGAGCGAGGAGGGTGCAGGACGCTTCCCGGGAGGTGtgaagggaagggggacaggCCCTGAGAGGGAGTTCCCTTCTGGAGAGCAAGGCTGCCTGCTGGCAAAACAAGATAAACATCCAATAGTTAAGGCTATTATCTcctttattcaaaaaataaatatttcccttTTGAATCGACATATTTAAAATCACATTAAGCACAGAGAAGAATACAGTCCCTTTGGAAATTGTGAACACATGTAGGAAGAGAGTCATGTTCAAAACAATGGGGATGGGTGAGCACTGATTCCAACTCATTCATGACCGAGAGAGGCCTCCTCTCACCAGGCAGAGCTCCGTGTGGACCTTGGGGAGAAACAGgaacgcacgcacacgcacacgcgcacgcgcacacgcacacgcgcacacgcacGGCTTTGAGTCTGAAAGGCACATGAAGTGGACTGACCGTAAGGTGTATGGCACACTCACTGATAAAacgctccctctcccctcccaagAAAAGTGGAAAAACTTTAATCAAGTCATAGACCAGAGAAGATGGGTGCTCCTGCGTGGAGCTCAGCATCAGGAAAACCTCTGACAATGGAAGCCATTTCTCTTCTGCTTTCCCGCTCCCTCCGCGCTCACTCGGTGATGGCGGGGCGCGTGGCCACGTACACGAACACCACGATCAGGAGCACGACCACGGCCAGCGTGGGCAGCACCACGGTGGTGATCTGCTGCCGGGCCTCCTGCATGGCCTGCTTCCGCTCCTTCTTGTCCTTGGACGTCTCCTTCTTGGGCTTCCCTTTGAGCTGCCGCATCTTCCCGAGGGGGTGCTAGGAGGGCGCGTCCACAGAGGGTTTTGAAGACAGGGCCACACTCCTCTGGTCAGGGTGAAGAACCTGATCAAGAATGAAtagagtgaaaagaaaaagaaataatgaagttaAAGGTAAATGTTAAactaggaaaaatatttgcaacttaTACGGGGTTGAGAACAGTAGAGGTCACACAGCAGAGTTCAGTCCCGCTAGGtggtgggcggggaggggggtAAGCTGGCTATGCCCCAGGGTGACACCTCCAGCAGCGTGTCCCAGCGGCATGCACAGGTATACCAGGGACAGGTCACTGCTGTGTGGTGACAGCACCCTCAGCTCCACAGGCAGctgggcaaaggccctgagaccaTATAGGCATGACTGCTTTCTGCGTGGGCCCTGATACCAAAGCACTAACTTTACTGCCTCTGCTCAGAGGAAAGGGGGCACATTTCTCCTTTCCAAGGCTCTATTTACCCACTCTGCTGCTCTAAATTCCATCATCTCCCCAGCCACACTCCAGTATTGAGTGGTAGACAACCTGCAGGTTTCAGGCATGTGGCTGACCTCCTGCCCAGATGCCCGATCTCAGGCCAGGGCAGCCTCTCCGGGACTGAAGAGGCCCAGAGGCACCCATTTCTCTTGTCTTCTGTTGGTTCCTTTGCGCATCCGTGCCACCCTTCCTGAGCACCCACTGCGCGGGACACTGCTGGAGGAGCTGAGGAAGACGTGGAAGACCGTCTGTCCTCACAAACCCACAGTCTAGGGGTGCGCTATGGCGGGCCGAGTGTCTAGGGGTGCGCTACGGCGGGCCGAGTGTCTAGGGATGCGCTACGGCGGGCCGAGTGTCTAGGGGTGCGCTACGGCGGGCCGAGTGTCTAGGGGTGCGCTACGGCGGGCCGAGTGTCTAGGGGTGCGCTACGGCGGGCCGAGTGTCTAGGGGTGCGCTACGGCGGGCCGAGTGTCTAGGGGTGCGCTACGGCGGGCCGAGTGTCTAGGGGTGCGCTACGGCGGGCCGAGTGTCTAGGGGTACGCTACGGCGGGCCGAGTGTCTAGGGGTGCGCTATGGCAGGCCGAGTGTCTAGGGGTGCACTATGGCAGGCTGAGTGGAATCTGATGAGAATGAATGGAGACAGCTGAGCCTGCGGCCCTGCCACCCACCCCACCTGTCAATCGAGGTTTCTCGTAAGTTCTGTGGCCCTGGGTGGGTGCTCAGGTGGGGGAAGCGGTCTGTCAGGGACCCAGGGATGAATAAAACCTGTGAATAACTACAGAGCAGCAGCTCAAAACAAGCCTGATTCTTAGCTCTAAAGCAGCAAAATTACACTCTGGCCGATTTAAACTGATTTTACTGAAAGGTGTCTGGCACATCACGGGATCCCCAGAAATGCTACAGCACCAGATTCAGGAAATGAGCAAGATCGGAGCCCAACTTGCACCACAGGCCGCAGGATGCCACAGGTGGTACCACCACCTGGCCTCTGGAAGCGCAGGCCCTGAGGCCACCACCACTACCCTTCACGCAGATGCTGTCACTGCCTCCAGGATGCATTCTCTAGTTCCTGTGTGCATGTGACCAGCCAAGCTGAGGTGCACAGTATGCCCACAGCCCAGCCTTCCCACCTCCATAGTAGATGGGGTGTTTTCCAAATACAGTGAGGAGTGGGCCTTGGATATGGGCAGGAAAATAAGACAAGTGTCTATCGTTAATACCCTGGGAGAGTAGTGTGGAGCTAGGTGCTCTCAGAAGCAGAAGAGCAGTGTGTGCCGATATTCCTCAACAAAGAGGCTTTTTGTAACAAGATACTGTGTGCCCAGTTTTGTCCTAGGGCAGTGGGTGGCCTGTGCCATCCTAATGAGGAAGGTGGCATTTACGCCTGAGAGACCATGTGAAATAGAAGAATGTGGAATGTGGATTCTGCACTGGGAAAGGTCTGTATGTCACCTTCCTACTGGTAGAAAGATCCTACTCTCTTGCCACTTCTCTCATCCCACATGGCCCCCAAAACTTCTGTTGTACTATCCACAAGCAGAGATTCTTATGATACAAGATGACTCATATTATTACACTGGGATGATGTAATGCTTACCAAAAACCATTAAAGTTCAAGGCAGTCCCATTTCGGCAATTTCACAGTTTCCATTAGGGTTTAAAAATACCCACTGTTACTTTTCTTAAGAcctgactggccctggccagttggctcagtggacagagcatcggcctggcgtgcagacgtCCTGGGCTcggtcctcagtcagggcacacacacatgATCACCGCCCACCAGTTGCTCCCGCTCTGAACCTTAGCTCCAGCAGTAACGCCCCCCTTTCCCTCATGGGCCATGTCTGATTTGTCAGGAGGTCCTGTTAGTTATACCCCAAAATATGACCTGACTTCTTCCTCTCCATCAACACCCCCCAAGCCACCCCCCCCTCCCTGGCCTACTCCAAGAGCCTCCCTTTTTATCCCACGTGCCCCACTGGGCAGTGACTGGACTGGTCCAACCACAGAGAACTCTTTTAAAACATGCACCTCCGGCACTGGCCCACTGGCTCCGTGGTAGACTGTTGGCCCACCGTATGCATgttctaggttcaattcccagtcagggcacacaggagaaacaaccatctgcttctccacacttccctctccccttctctctctctcttccccctgcttcccccctcttcctcttctttccccctctccctcatcaCTTTCTTCCCtactctcctcctttctccccaaCTTTCCCCtattcccctactgcagccatggctcagctggtttgagtgcattggccttgggtgctgaggatggctccttggagcctcagacactaaaaatagcctggttgtgagcctggccctagatgggcagagcattagccccagacaggttgccgggtggatcctggttgggatgcatacgggtgtctgtttctctatctcccctcatctcatttggaaaagtaggtagatagatagatagatagatagatgataggtaggtaggtagatagatagatagatagatagatagatagatagaacgTACTTTCCAGTGTGAAGCCCTTCTGTGCCTCATGCTGCTCTTGGAATGAAACCCGGCTCCTTACATggtctttgaggccctggcctctGCTACTGTCTGCGGGTTCACCTCCTGTCATTCTCCTGAATCCTTCACTCCCCCTGCCTGCTGCTCATCTCCACTTTTGTCCTGGCTGgtccctttccctctcacttGTCACATCAGAGTGGCTTTGCCTGACTTCCACTCCAGGGAGAGCACCAGGCTGCGGCCCACATCACAGGTGACTGAGACAAGAGAGGCTGCCCACACTAGCCTAATGAGGAACCCGCACTCAGACCAGGGAGTCTGTCTTTTAAATCCTAACCAAACCTGCACTGTTGCCAACAACTCAAGGCTTTTGTCCAAGCCTCCAGGAACTTCTTGACATATTACAGATGTCAAGAGCTGGTCATCATGGAGGCTGCTGCCTTTGGATGTCACCTGCACCTACGTGAGAAGATGCAGACAGCACTAGAGGAGCAGGATGGAAGCCAGGGCCTGTGCTGTTAGCCAGAGCGCGAGGCCCTTCTTAACTCGGGTCCTCGGTGCTGCCCACCTGTGGCCAGTCCTTTGAGGGGCCCTTTGAAGGGGCCATGATGGGCTCCTCTTTTTTTCACAGGCCTGACAAACCATTAACTTCAAGGGAAAATGGCTATAAATCAGAGTACTGCTAATAATGGTTTGtgtcttttaaaacaattttatgagGATGTACCAGGGAAAAAATGGACCGTGGCTTATTGCTATGGACGAGGGATACTGTGCATTGCTCTGTTAGGAGCCATTGATAGTATTAACAGACTGGTTGACCACTGACAAGACATTTTTCCTCttgctccttggttttctcatctctgaAGTGGGGTAAGGAGCCTGCTCTGTCTGACTCACAGGTTTCTGGGGAAAGTTCCAGCAGCGTCAGCCACTGTGGGTTAAGTGCTTCTCTGTGCAAGACTGTGCTGCCAGATTCTTGTCTCATCCTCACCCTGGTCCTGTGAGGAGCATGGGGCGCTGTCATCACCTCCTTCCAGGTGGCAGGAAAGGCTCAGAGAAGCTGCGAGCTCTGCCCAGGGTTGCAAAGCAGGAGTGGTGGGGAGGGAAGTCGGCTGTGTGGTCAGCCAACCTGGACTGCTTTGCTGAGGGAGGGTAGAGCGCCACATACATGTAATCCTTTGTGAGAGAAGTTGTTCTCATAGTTTGGATGATGACATTGAGGCCTAGAGAAGTTAGGTGACTTGTCCAAGTCATTCAGCCAGTAAGGGGTACGCCctaaatttgaacccaggtctgtctgaagTTTTTTGAAAGGTCTAAAAAGGAGAATTGGTAAAACCAGGGGTTTCTACACCAATCAggtctttttaagtgagaggaagggagacagactcctacatgcgccctgaccagaatccacctggcaacctctgtctggggctgatgcttgaatcaacagagcctGAGACCAGTGTTCAAACCAGCCGAGCcaccggctgcgggagggggaagagagagaaggggaagaaggagggagagatcaTGAGCTGAAGGAGAATGGGGGGGTGGACCTGAGAAAGATCATGAAGTGCTCTGTTCACACCTATCCATGTGTGAGGGTGCCTATTAGCCATCGCCATGGAAATATCAAGGAggcagatgaggaaatgagtcaggagctcagtatgggctGAAGACCTATATTAGGAAGTCATCAGGGGTGACCTCAGTAAGGGCAAGGCCATGGAGAAAAGGACCCATGAGGGCCCTACAGCACCGACAGGCAGAGGACAGGCAGAGGacaggcagagggcaggcagaggacaggcagagggcaggcagaggacagggagagggcaggcagaggacaggcagagggcaggcagaggacaggcagaggacagggagaggacaggcagagggcaggtagaggacaggcagagggcaggcagagggcagggagaggacaggcagaggacagggagagggcaggcagaggacaggcagagggcaggcagagggcaggcagagggcaggcagaggacaggcagaggacaggtagaggacaggcagaggacaggcagaggacaggcagaggacagggagagggcaggcagagggcaggtagaggacaggcagagggcaggcagagggcagacagaggacagggagagggcaggcagagggcaggtagaggacaggcagagagggcaggcagaggacaggcagaggacaggtagaggacaggcagaggacaggcagagggcaggcagagggcaggcagaGGACAGGCAGAGGACAGATAGAGGACAGGCAGAGGACAGATAGAGGGCAGGTAGAGGACAGGCAGAGGACAGGCAGAGGACAGGTAGAGGACAGGCAGAGGACAGGCAGAGGGCAGGTAGAGGACAGGCAGAGGACAGGCAGAGGACAGATAGAGGACAGACAGAGGACAGGTAGAGGgcaggcagagggcaggcagaggacaggcagaggacagacagaggaaaGCAAGCGACGGAGCCCAGGGCGAAGGGCCAAGTGAAGGAGAATAGGATGAGGAGACCTGGGGCTCCGGAGAGGCACAAAGAGCACCGCTTCAAAACTGCTGAGATAAGGGGAGGCTGAAGCAGCAGCACTGGATTCTGCCTTGTGGGGACCTGCCACAAGTCACTGCACGGAGTGAGAGGCGGGGGCTCCCATGGGCTCCCACACGGGCCTCTGAAAGCCGCTGTCTGAGGAGAGAGAAGCCTGTGCCAGAATGTAAATGAACACACGGCTTCCTCCACTGAAAACATTTtgccatgaaaaaaataaaatgtcagctGGACTCCACGAAGCGCAGTATACGGCGGGTCTGCACTCTGGGCCAGCGCCCCGGTTCTGTAACGCCTTGTGGGAAACGGTTCGCACGCCAACGCTGGGACGAGCACTCCGACAACCGGCCTGAAGCTCTCCTGGGAGAGCAGGTGGGGCTGACAGAAACTAGAGGGTGTTTGAGGGTCCCGGGGATGGAAGAAAACCCTGCTGCTGAACGAAAGAGGGGACACCTGTAGGAGCAAGCTGAGGGCACAGAAGTGCGAGGCTTTGAGAGAAACCAAGGCACAACGCTGCACCCAACGGGAGGCGAGTGGAGCAGGGTACAGGGAGGCCGGACAAGAGGCCCTGTCTTCCCAGGGAAACAGGAAAGGGCTTCTGcaactctggggagctgggaagcGGGAGTAGAGAAGTCTTGAAACGGCCATCTTGGAGGGTGAGAAAGCAAACATAGCCGGGAAACATCAGCCCTGATGGCTGATGTTCTCAGATGCTTAATATCCAGATCCCACCTCCACCTAAAGGGGCTGAGGACCACCTACCGAGTGGTCTGGCCTCAGCCCACTGGGCTGGGGGTGGTTCATCCAGGCTCTGCCAGGACCTTTAAAATGTGTGGCTGGATCAAGAGTCTCTATCTCAGAAATCTAAACTAAGAAACATGAAGGGACACTGGAGTTGGACAGTCACCCAGATGGAGGCACCGTGGAAGCCACCTGATGCCATGTGCACTAAAGGAAGCCTcggaggggagaggagacaggagcAGAGGGCAGGACCCCTCAGACTGAGAGGGGTCTTTCTAGTGCAGCCCCTAAGGCCCACGTTACGCTGATGTGTTTCTGTATCTTATGATGAACGCCACGTTTAACTGGCGCTGGCTCCAGTGGGTCTTCCAATGGAAGGAGCCCAGGCTAAGGTGAACTCCAGTGCTACAGATGGGAAATCCGAAGCCCTGCCACTGTCCCACAA is drawn from Saccopteryx leptura isolate mSacLep1 chromosome 1, mSacLep1_pri_phased_curated, whole genome shotgun sequence and contains these coding sequences:
- the SMCO4 gene encoding single-pass membrane and coiled-coil domain-containing protein 4, whose product is MRQLKGKPKKETSKDKKERKQAMQEARQQITTVVLPTLAVVVLLIVVFVYVATRPAITE